CTTCGCGTCAGGCTCACTGGCGCCGACCACGTCACCCTCCTCAGCAGGCTTGGCCTCGGACTCCTCGGTCGGCATGGCCGCCGCCTTCTTGGCCTTCGCCTGCGCGGCAGCTACCCGGCGTGCTCGATTGGCCTCCGAGGTCACCGTCTTCTCCCGGACCAGTTCGATCACGGCCATCGGAGCGTTGTCGCCCTTACGTGCCTCGATTTTGATGATACGGGTGTAGCCACCATCGCGGTCGGCGAAGAACGGTCCGATCTCGGCGAACAAGGTATGCACCACATCCTTGTCACGGAGCTTCTTGAGCACCTCGCGCCGGTTGTGCAACGCGCCTTTTTTGGCATGCGTGATCAGCTTCTCCGCGTACGGACGCAGCGCCCGGGCCTTCGGCTCGGTCGTCGTGATCCGCCCATGCTCGAACAGGGACGTGGCGAGGTTGGCCAAGATCGCCTTCTGATGTGAAGACGACCCGCCGAGGCGAGGGCCCTTGGTAGGCTTGGGCATAGCTGACGCTCCTGTCTGGATTAGAGGCAGTCTAAAGCTGTTCGGTTTCGGCGTAGTCCTGCTCGTCGTACGCGCCCTCGGTCGACCAGGTGCCGGTGGCGACGTCGTAGCCCGCGACCTCCGAGGGGTCGAAGCTCGGCGGGCTGTCCTTGAGTGACAGGCCCAGCTGGTGCAGCTTGATCTTCACCTCGTCGATGGACTTCTGACCGAAGTTGCGGATGTCAAGCAGGTCGGATTCGGTGCGCGCCACCAGTTCGCCCACGGTGTGCACCCCCTCGCGCTTGAGGCAGTTGTAGGACCGCACCGTCAGATCCAGGTCGTCGATCGGCAGGGCGAATGACGCAATGTGATCGGCCTCGGCCGGCGACGGCCCGATCTCGATGCCTTCGGCCTCGACGTTGAGTTCCCGTGCCAGGCCGAACAACTCGACCAGCGTCTTGCCAGCCGACGCCAGCGCGTCGCGCGGGCTGATTGAATTCTTGGTCTCCACGTCCAGGATCAGCTTGTCGAAGTCGGTGCGCTGCTCGACCCGGGTGGCGTCCACCTTGTAGGTCACTTTGAGCACCGGTGAGTAGATGGAATCGACTGGAATGCGCCCAATTTCGGCACCCGAAGCCCGGTTTTGCACCGCCGGGACATAGCCGCGGCCACGCTCGACGACGAGCTCGACTTCCAGCTTGCCCTTATCGTTCAGCGTGGCGATGTGCATGCCGGGGTTGTGCACGGTGACGCCGGCCGGCGGCACGATGTCGCCGGCGGTAACCTCACCCGGACCCTGCTTGCGTAGGTACATGGTGACCGGCTCGTCCTCCTCCGAGGACACCACCAGGCTCTTGAGATTCAGGATGATCTCGGTGACATCTTCTTTGACCCCGGGCACCGTGGTGAATTCGTGCAGTACACCATCGATGCGAATGCTGGTGACGGCCGCTCCGGGAATCGACGACAGCAGGGTGCGACGCAGCGAATTGCCCAGGGTGTAGCCGAATCCCGGCTCCAGCGGTTCGATCACGAACTGGGATCGGTTGTCGGTGAGGACGTCCTCGGACAGGGTGGGGCGCTGTGAGATCAGCATGGTGTTTCTTCTTCCTTTCGACGTCCGCCATATGACGTCTGTGGGGGCACTCGGGGGCGGCGCCCCCGAGGGTGGGGGTACTCGGGGGGCGGCGCCCCCCGAGGGTTGGGTTGGGGGGTACTCGGGGGGCGGCGCCCCCCGAGGGTTGGGTTTACTTTGAGTAGTACTCGACGATCAGCTGCTCGGTGAGTGGGACGTCGATCTGCG
Above is a window of Mycobacterium tuberculosis H37Rv DNA encoding:
- the rplQ gene encoding 50S ribosomal protein L17, which gives rise to MPKPTKGPRLGGSSSHQKAILANLATSLFEHGRITTTEPKARALRPYAEKLITHAKKGALHNRREVLKKLRDKDVVHTLFAEIGPFFADRDGGYTRIIKIEARKGDNAPMAVIELVREKTVTSEANRARRVAAAQAKAKKAAAMPTEESEAKPAEEGDVVGASEPDAKAPEEPPAEAPEN
- the rpoA gene encoding DNA-directed RNA polymerase subunit alpha (RpoA (transcriptase alpha chain) (RNA polymerase alpha subunit) (DNA-directed RNA nucleotidyltransferase)), which translates into the protein MLISQRPTLSEDVLTDNRSQFVIEPLEPGFGYTLGNSLRRTLLSSIPGAAVTSIRIDGVLHEFTTVPGVKEDVTEIILNLKSLVVSSEEDEPVTMYLRKQGPGEVTAGDIVPPAGVTVHNPGMHIATLNDKGKLEVELVVERGRGYVPAVQNRASGAEIGRIPVDSIYSPVLKVTYKVDATRVEQRTDFDKLILDVETKNSISPRDALASAGKTLVELFGLARELNVEAEGIEIGPSPAEADHIASFALPIDDLDLTVRSYNCLKREGVHTVGELVARTESDLLDIRNFGQKSIDEVKIKLHQLGLSLKDSPPSFDPSEVAGYDVATGTWSTEGAYDEQDYAETEQL